Proteins from a genomic interval of Hornefia porci:
- a CDS encoding NAD(P)H-dependent flavin oxidoreductase, with product MKKLLDKLSVPVIQGGMGIGISMGGLAGAVAAEGGMGVISTANIGFREPDFRENPLAANIRALRQEIRKAREIAGGRGLLAVNAMVATTEFAVMVREAVRAGIDAVISGAGLPLTLPEAAGEGALLAPVVSGDRAAALLLKHWERRFQCRPDFVVVEGSEAGGHLGFRKEELLDGTARSLRDTVKAVKQKVGEIPVFAAGGVFSREDIDEIRRAGAAGAQIATRFIATDECDASQAYKDVILAAGEEDAVIIDSPVGMPGRALRTPLIDRIRTQGRIPPRSCMNCIVTCDPGTTKYCISRALIAAYHGDLENGLFFCGSNVGRVNRQVTVHELIKELTK from the coding sequence ATGAAGAAATTGCTGGATAAGCTGTCGGTCCCTGTCATCCAGGGCGGCATGGGAATCGGGATCTCCATGGGAGGCCTCGCCGGAGCTGTGGCCGCGGAGGGCGGCATGGGAGTCATCTCCACCGCGAATATCGGGTTCCGCGAGCCGGATTTCCGGGAAAATCCGCTTGCCGCCAATATCCGGGCGCTGCGGCAGGAGATCCGCAAGGCGCGGGAAATCGCAGGAGGACGCGGACTGCTCGCGGTAAACGCAATGGTTGCGACAACGGAGTTCGCAGTCATGGTCCGGGAAGCGGTTCGTGCCGGAATCGATGCGGTAATCAGCGGCGCCGGGCTGCCCCTGACCCTGCCGGAGGCGGCCGGAGAGGGTGCTCTTCTCGCGCCTGTCGTGTCGGGAGACAGGGCTGCTGCGCTTCTGCTGAAGCACTGGGAACGCAGGTTCCAATGCCGGCCGGATTTTGTCGTCGTAGAGGGCAGCGAGGCCGGAGGGCATCTCGGGTTCCGGAAGGAGGAGCTGCTCGACGGTACGGCCCGGAGCCTGCGGGATACGGTGAAGGCAGTGAAACAGAAGGTGGGAGAGATCCCTGTATTCGCGGCGGGTGGCGTTTTCAGCAGAGAGGATATCGATGAAATCCGCCGGGCCGGCGCGGCAGGAGCTCAGATTGCAACACGTTTCATTGCGACGGATGAGTGCGACGCCAGTCAGGCGTATAAGGATGTGATTCTCGCGGCCGGAGAGGAGGACGCGGTGATTATCGACAGCCCGGTGGGAATGCCGGGGAGAGCGCTGCGCACGCCGCTGATCGACAGAATCCGGACACAGGGCCGCATCCCGCCCCGGAGCTGCATGAACTGCATCGTGACCTGCGACCCCGGAACTACCAAATACTGTATCAGCCGGGCGCTGATCGCAGCGTATCACGGTGACCTGGAGAACGGACTGTTTTTCTGCGGGAGCAATGTGGGACGCGTGAACCGGCAGGTGACCGTGCATGAACTGATAAAGGAGTTGACGAAATGA
- the fabD gene encoding ACP S-malonyltransferase codes for MKTAILFAGQGAQHVGMGKDFYAEYPRFRQVFNLLPEEQRRIAFEGPAEELRKTENTQPIMLAFALGVYRVLQEYGFVPDMAAGLSLGEYSALAAAGVFDDKTAIELITFRGKQMAKASEGTDTVMSAVIGLDREAAENACREAQAEGTVEIANYNCPGQIVVSGTEAGVAACERKAKELGARRCIRLEVSGPFHTSYMKPAGEALAEYFRGRTFGSMKLPVVFNCLGREKTGAETVRELLVRQVSGSVYFEDTIRYMAEHGITGALEIGPGRALSGFVRKTERSIETMSIETTEDLGKVKAWTEKQQ; via the coding sequence ATGAAAACTGCAATTTTGTTCGCCGGACAGGGTGCGCAGCACGTCGGTATGGGAAAGGATTTTTATGCGGAATATCCGAGGTTCCGTCAGGTGTTTAACCTGCTTCCGGAGGAGCAGCGGCGGATCGCCTTCGAGGGGCCGGCGGAGGAACTGAGGAAGACGGAGAACACTCAGCCGATTATGCTGGCATTCGCCCTCGGCGTGTACCGGGTGCTGCAGGAATATGGCTTTGTCCCCGACATGGCCGCAGGCCTCAGCCTCGGTGAATATTCCGCGCTCGCTGCCGCGGGAGTCTTCGATGACAAAACAGCGATCGAACTGATTACGTTCCGCGGAAAGCAGATGGCGAAGGCCTCAGAGGGGACGGATACTGTGATGAGCGCGGTAATCGGACTGGACCGGGAGGCGGCGGAGAACGCGTGCCGCGAAGCGCAGGCGGAAGGAACTGTCGAAATCGCCAATTATAACTGTCCCGGCCAGATCGTGGTGTCCGGAACGGAAGCGGGCGTTGCTGCCTGCGAGAGGAAAGCGAAGGAGCTGGGAGCACGGCGGTGTATACGCCTCGAGGTCAGCGGGCCCTTTCATACATCATATATGAAACCGGCGGGGGAAGCACTGGCGGAATATTTCCGGGGCAGGACCTTCGGGAGCATGAAGCTTCCGGTGGTGTTCAACTGTCTCGGCAGAGAGAAAACCGGGGCAGAAACCGTCAGGGAACTGCTGGTCAGGCAGGTTTCAGGCAGTGTGTATTTCGAGGACACCATACGGTACATGGCGGAGCACGGGATAACCGGGGCTCTGGAGATCGGGCCCGGGAGAGCGCTTTCCGGCTTTGTGCGCAAGACAGAGCGGAGCATCGAAACGATGAGCATTGAGACGACAGAGGATCTCGGAAAGGTGAAAGCATGGACAGAGAAACAGCAGTAA
- a CDS encoding nitronate monooxygenase → MDINKMFGIEFPIFQGGMANIATGEFAAAVSNAGAMGIIGAGGMDGADLRENIRRCKDRTDRPFGVNIMLMNPCADEMAEIVCQEGVSLVTTGAGNPGKYVERWKKAEIRVFPVVSSVALARRLAASGADGLIAEGCESGGHIGELTTMTLVPQVADAVDLPVIAAGGIAGGRQMAAAELLGASGVQIGTILLASEECPIHQNYKDALIRAKDNDTVVTGRTVGAPVRILKNPMAREYLRKERAGAEKMELEAFTLGSLRKAVLEGDVRNGSLMAGQVAAQIKEIRPVRDILEQLEKEYEEIAG, encoded by the coding sequence ATGGATATCAACAAAATGTTCGGGATAGAATTTCCGATTTTTCAGGGCGGTATGGCGAACATCGCGACCGGGGAATTCGCCGCGGCTGTTTCCAACGCCGGCGCCATGGGAATTATCGGAGCCGGAGGTATGGACGGTGCGGATTTGCGGGAGAATATCCGGCGCTGCAAAGACAGAACGGATCGCCCCTTCGGCGTCAATATCATGCTGATGAATCCCTGCGCAGACGAGATGGCGGAAATCGTCTGTCAGGAAGGGGTTTCCCTTGTGACCACCGGAGCCGGGAACCCGGGAAAGTATGTAGAACGATGGAAAAAGGCGGAAATCCGCGTTTTTCCGGTAGTATCGTCCGTGGCGCTGGCAAGACGTCTCGCCGCTTCGGGCGCGGACGGACTGATTGCGGAGGGTTGTGAAAGCGGAGGCCATATCGGAGAGCTGACTACGATGACGCTGGTTCCGCAGGTCGCGGATGCGGTGGATCTTCCGGTAATCGCGGCCGGAGGCATCGCCGGAGGCCGTCAGATGGCGGCCGCGGAGCTTCTGGGAGCTTCCGGCGTGCAGATCGGCACGATCCTGCTTGCCAGTGAGGAATGTCCGATTCATCAGAACTATAAAGACGCGCTGATACGAGCGAAGGATAACGACACTGTAGTTACCGGAAGAACCGTGGGAGCGCCGGTGCGGATACTGAAAAACCCCATGGCCCGGGAATATCTGAGAAAGGAACGGGCAGGCGCGGAGAAGATGGAGCTGGAAGCCTTTACACTGGGATCGCTGCGCAAGGCGGTGCTGGAGGGCGACGTCAGAAACGGTTCGCTTATGGCGGGGCAGGTGGCAGCACAGATTAAGGAAATCCGTCCGGTTCGGGATATCCTTGAACAATTGGAGAAGGAATATGAAGAAATTGCTGGATAA
- the fabZ gene encoding 3-hydroxyacyl-ACP dehydratase FabZ, with protein MQLNISQIQKILPHRYPFLLIDRITDMEEGKWASGIKCVSAGEMQFLGHFPDYPVMPGVLIIEALAQTGAVALLSEPENRGKLAMFGGVRSCRFKREVLPGDVLELYCEIESRRGPMGFGKAIASVGNEIVAQARLSFVIKDSIEK; from the coding sequence ATGCAGCTGAATATCAGTCAGATCCAGAAGATTCTGCCTCACCGGTACCCGTTTCTGCTGATCGACAGGATCACAGACATGGAGGAGGGAAAGTGGGCCAGCGGGATCAAGTGTGTTTCTGCCGGTGAAATGCAGTTCCTGGGACATTTTCCGGACTATCCGGTGATGCCGGGAGTGCTGATCATAGAAGCACTGGCGCAGACAGGCGCGGTGGCGCTTCTCAGCGAACCGGAGAACAGAGGAAAGCTGGCCATGTTCGGCGGCGTCCGCAGCTGCCGTTTCAAGAGAGAGGTGCTGCCGGGAGATGTGCTGGAGCTGTACTGTGAAATCGAGTCCCGGCGCGGTCCCATGGGATTCGGAAAGGCCATCGCCAGCGTGGGGAACGAGATCGTCGCCCAGGCCAGACTGTCCTTTGTCATCAAGGATTCAATTGAAAAATGA
- the fabG gene encoding 3-oxoacyl-[acyl-carrier-protein] reductase translates to MDRETAVITGGSRGIGRAVALKLAERGCDTVINYAGNREKAEETAALCRKHGVSAVTVQGDIARKEDCEKIIQTALDNFGHIDILVNNAGITRDNIIMRMSDEEFNAVIDTNLRGTYHMMKLVSRPMMKQRYGRIVSLASAVGLMGNTGQINYAASKAGVIGMTKSLARELASRNVTVNAVAPGFIETDMTDALPKAAAETMSRMIPQGRPGTPEEVAAAVCFLAGREAGYITGQVLCVDGGMRM, encoded by the coding sequence ATGGACAGAGAAACAGCAGTAATTACCGGCGGAAGCCGGGGCATAGGCAGAGCCGTTGCACTGAAGCTGGCGGAGCGGGGCTGCGACACGGTGATAAATTACGCCGGGAACAGAGAAAAAGCAGAGGAAACCGCCGCTCTATGCCGGAAGCACGGTGTGTCGGCTGTGACTGTGCAGGGAGATATCGCGAGGAAGGAGGACTGCGAAAAGATTATTCAGACTGCGCTGGATAATTTCGGACACATCGATATCCTGGTCAACAATGCGGGAATCACGAGGGACAACATCATCATGCGGATGAGTGATGAGGAGTTCAACGCCGTCATCGACACCAATCTGCGGGGAACCTATCATATGATGAAGCTGGTCTCCCGGCCGATGATGAAGCAGCGTTACGGACGTATCGTCAGCCTGGCGTCGGCGGTGGGCCTGATGGGGAACACCGGGCAGATCAATTACGCGGCCAGCAAGGCCGGCGTCATCGGGATGACAAAGTCTCTGGCCCGGGAGCTCGCGTCCCGGAATGTGACGGTAAATGCGGTGGCGCCGGGATTTATCGAGACGGATATGACGGACGCACTGCCGAAGGCCGCGGCAGAGACCATGAGCAGAATGATTCCTCAGGGTCGTCCGGGAACTCCGGAGGAGGTGGCCGCGGCGGTGTGCTTCCTGGCCGGAAGAGAAGCCGGATACATCACAGGGCAGGTGCTGTGTGTGGACGGCGGAATGCGCATGTAG
- the fabF gene encoding beta-ketoacyl-ACP synthase II, protein MKRRVVITGMGAISPIGNSAEELWRSAEAGVCGIGPVTEYDSTGMKVQVAAEVKDFDPTRYMDKMEARRTARFTQLAIGAADEAFLQSGLAPDDGESYRCGVNISSGIGGLDVIEKEHLRGLKRGFDRVSPLFVPSAICNMAAGVVAIRLGFRGSCTCVLTACASSANAIGEAFRSIRDGYADVMATGGSESCITDLGMGGFTAMKALSEETDPRRASIPFDAEREGFVMGEGAGIVILEEFEHARDRGASILGEIVGYGVSCDAHHMTAPLEDGSGAARSITEAIRDAGIRPEEVGYINAHGTGTPMNDRCETAAVKLAFREHARRLAMSSTKSMTGHTLGASGALETILTAKTLACQIAPPTINYQVADPDCDLDIVPNKSRKIDTEYAMTNSFGFGGHNASLILRRV, encoded by the coding sequence ATGAAGAGAAGAGTAGTCATCACAGGTATGGGAGCGATCTCTCCCATCGGTAATTCAGCAGAGGAGCTGTGGAGAAGTGCAGAAGCCGGAGTCTGCGGAATCGGACCGGTTACGGAATACGACAGCACCGGTATGAAGGTGCAGGTCGCAGCGGAGGTGAAGGACTTCGACCCCACGCGGTATATGGACAAAATGGAGGCCCGGCGGACCGCACGCTTTACGCAGCTCGCCATCGGCGCGGCGGACGAGGCCTTTCTGCAGAGCGGACTCGCGCCGGATGACGGGGAATCGTATCGCTGCGGCGTGAACATCTCCAGCGGCATCGGCGGACTGGATGTCATCGAGAAGGAACATCTGCGGGGGCTTAAGCGTGGCTTTGACCGCGTGTCGCCGCTGTTTGTGCCGTCGGCGATCTGCAATATGGCGGCGGGAGTCGTCGCTATACGCTTGGGTTTTCGGGGAAGCTGCACCTGTGTGCTTACGGCCTGCGCGTCCTCCGCGAACGCGATCGGGGAGGCGTTCCGCAGCATTCGCGACGGATATGCGGACGTGATGGCGACCGGCGGCTCGGAGAGCTGCATCACCGATCTGGGCATGGGAGGATTCACGGCCATGAAGGCTTTGTCAGAGGAAACAGATCCGCGGCGCGCGTCCATTCCCTTTGACGCAGAGCGGGAAGGCTTTGTCATGGGAGAAGGCGCCGGAATCGTGATCCTGGAGGAGTTTGAACACGCGAGGGACAGAGGCGCATCGATTCTGGGAGAAATCGTCGGATACGGGGTCAGCTGCGACGCACATCATATGACTGCGCCGCTGGAGGATGGCAGCGGTGCGGCCCGGAGCATAACGGAGGCGATCCGTGACGCCGGGATCCGGCCTGAAGAGGTGGGATACATCAACGCCCACGGAACGGGAACTCCGATGAACGACCGGTGCGAGACCGCGGCAGTGAAGCTTGCCTTCAGGGAACACGCCCGGAGACTGGCGATGTCTTCCACAAAGTCTATGACGGGACATACGCTGGGAGCCTCCGGCGCGCTGGAGACAATTCTGACCGCGAAAACGCTGGCTTGCCAGATTGCCCCGCCTACGATAAACTATCAGGTTGCGGATCCGGACTGTGATCTGGATATCGTTCCGAACAAGAGCAGGAAGATCGACACGGAGTATGCCATGACGAACTCCTTCGGGTTCGGCGGACATAACGCGTCGCTGATTTTAAGGAGGGTTTAG
- a CDS encoding MarR family winged helix-turn-helix transcriptional regulator, producing the protein MLEQNFSRVYNKFKLLLYTRVLKDFNDKKEEALSTLEVICMEIIVALGEPTVNEFARFARMSAPNAAYRVSKLCNKGYIEKIQSQEDKREYHLRPTGKYQENYGDAFNYIDVVSGRIKKRFDAADSEKLDRMLEIIADELMPEVDTIRNCE; encoded by the coding sequence ATGTTAGAGCAGAATTTTTCCCGTGTGTATAATAAATTCAAGCTTCTTTTGTACACCCGTGTGCTGAAGGACTTCAATGATAAAAAGGAAGAAGCGTTGTCCACTCTGGAGGTGATCTGCATGGAAATCATCGTGGCGCTGGGTGAACCGACGGTCAACGAGTTCGCCAGATTCGCCAGGATGTCGGCGCCCAACGCGGCGTACCGGGTCAGCAAACTCTGTAATAAGGGATATATTGAGAAAATCCAGAGCCAGGAGGACAAGCGGGAATATCACCTCCGCCCCACCGGAAAGTATCAGGAAAACTACGGGGACGCCTTCAACTATATCGATGTCGTTTCCGGACGGATAAAGAAGCGTTTCGACGCGGCAGACAGCGAGAAGCTCGACCGCATGCTGGAGATCATTGCCGACGAGCTCATGCCTGAGGTGGATACCATCCGGAACTGCGAATAG
- a CDS encoding beta-ketoacyl-ACP synthase III: MAGIKITGYGCAHGDRTVTNEDLARVVDTSDAWIRSRTGIESRYFADSRSNLDMACEAAETALQRWGGDRRDVDLLLVCTFTPDLATPSVSCGAAGRLGLSQKVMCLDINGACSGFVYGCTLAHAMLTAGEARRALVIGSEKISPLMDLTERGSAILFGDGAGAVVLEADGTKEFASCSDCVPESETLFCERFDPAIMMKGQEVYRFAVNAVPESIYGVLRKAGRRAEDVDWFICHQANLRILRSVAGKLDVGMERFYVNIQRYGNTSAASVAICLSEMLENGLLKPGQRVVITGFGAGLTCGSVLLTV, from the coding sequence ATGGCAGGAATTAAGATAACCGGGTACGGCTGTGCCCACGGAGACAGAACGGTAACAAATGAGGACCTGGCGCGCGTTGTGGATACCAGCGACGCGTGGATCCGCAGCAGGACCGGAATAGAAAGCAGATATTTCGCGGACAGCCGGTCGAACCTTGATATGGCCTGTGAAGCCGCGGAGACGGCGCTTCAGCGCTGGGGAGGCGACCGTAGAGACGTGGACCTTCTGCTGGTCTGCACCTTTACGCCGGATCTGGCGACGCCTTCGGTGTCGTGCGGAGCGGCGGGGAGACTGGGGCTTTCACAGAAAGTCATGTGTCTGGATATCAACGGTGCCTGCTCTGGATTCGTGTACGGCTGCACTCTGGCGCACGCCATGCTTACCGCCGGAGAAGCGCGCCGCGCGCTGGTCATCGGAAGTGAGAAGATCTCTCCGCTGATGGATCTGACGGAGCGGGGAAGCGCGATTCTTTTCGGGGACGGAGCGGGAGCCGTGGTGCTGGAGGCGGATGGCACAAAGGAATTCGCTTCGTGCTCCGACTGTGTCCCGGAGTCGGAGACACTGTTCTGCGAGCGCTTCGATCCGGCGATTATGATGAAGGGACAGGAGGTCTACCGGTTTGCGGTCAACGCAGTTCCGGAAAGCATTTACGGCGTCCTCCGAAAAGCCGGAAGAAGGGCGGAGGACGTGGACTGGTTTATTTGTCATCAGGCAAATCTCAGAATTCTGCGCAGCGTCGCGGGGAAACTGGATGTGGGAATGGAACGGTTTTATGTGAATATTCAGCGATACGGGAACACATCGGCGGCCAGCGTCGCCATCTGTCTCAGCGAGATGCTGGAAAATGGATTGCTGAAACCGGGACAGCGAGTCGTCATCACCGGCTTCGGAGCAGGGCTGACGTGCGGCTCGGTTCTGCTCACCGTATAG
- a CDS encoding efflux RND transporter permease subunit translates to MPEFSVRRPYVVLVAVLALCVLGITGFTRMTTDFLPEMNLPYMVIVTSDPGASPQKVESEITNPVEDGVSTLPGIKNVTSTSAGNVSQVMLEFETDTNMDSAMVKVTSAVNQLELPDGAGKPSVMEVSMDMMPVLYVSVDKEGLEGGELSRYIEDNVVPDIKRQDGVASVQTQGMVQDSVQVKLNQKKIDAVNRRIRAAALSKLQEAKDKLDRGQTQLNEAKAALQKQKDSLNRQQKKSAGEMAKFTRTMNTLLAAKAAQQSQVTSLAAYTAALNAEKALYAQNDPSGSRIGEIETELRNLKTKSAAAQAAADKSSKQIDKALKNYDKVEAGKITAAAAFGGASAQIAVAEASLNDSQKELEQGYANYRSGRKKALANASANQLLSLDTLSKLITAENFSMPAGYITGGNRQYLVRIDEEAKSAGAVGDMVLTSIDGVGDITVDSVADVKIEDNGSETYARVNGRDAAVLAVYKASAAGTSAVSDNVNAAFDRMQKEQKGLEVTTLMDQGEYINVIINSVFSNLIWGAILAFLVLLLFLRDLRPTLVVAVSIPLSVLFTILLMYFSDISMNIISMSGLALGIGMLVDNSIVVMENIYRLRNQGVSAAQAAVQGAGQVAGAIAASTLTTICVFLPVLFTNGLTRELVQDMCLTITFSLLASLAVALTVVPSVSATLMRNVQPKEHRLLERLMVRYERALRFCLRKKWVPVLLAVVLLGVCAARVASTGVVIIPEMSGTQISVALEGDPEDDLEDNFKVMDQASRQIRKIDGVKTVGAMQSATLSMGMMDSSSRNFTTLVLLRDDAADQNRKIGRRIENILDGLNVKSYTVSTEAMSSSSLTGSGLQVDIYGDDNEKILDISDDIMSMVKKEKGFENVVNGQEAADPEIVLNIDKAKAMRRGLTVAQIYQALAEKLKDSQTATQIQINGDQIDVNLKDSRRQLTKKNLLDFRISGTTTGADGTQTTKKYRLGDFATFRVQDGIASIGHDNGSRMISVKADTKDGYNTTLLSRKLEKKLSAYHVPAGYEVKLAGETESVNKMLRDMGLMMLVALILIYLIMVAQFANFLSPFIVMFTIPLAFTGGFLALMITGEELSMISLMGFLILSGVVVNNGIVFIDYANQMRKAGMDRVEALVKTGRDRMRPIMMTALTTILAMSVMALSHDEGAEMGRGMAIVTIGGLLYATLMTLFIVPVLYDAFYRKRNRRRPGSLRRKFFRRKTSQV, encoded by the coding sequence ATGCCTGAATTCAGTGTCAGACGTCCATACGTGGTTCTTGTGGCGGTGCTTGCGCTCTGTGTCCTCGGAATCACCGGGTTTACCCGCATGACGACGGATTTTCTTCCGGAGATGAATCTGCCTTACATGGTGATCGTTACCAGTGATCCCGGTGCATCGCCCCAGAAGGTGGAGAGCGAAATCACCAATCCTGTGGAAGACGGAGTTTCAACGCTTCCGGGGATTAAAAATGTCACCAGCACCTCGGCGGGCAACGTCAGCCAGGTTATGCTGGAATTTGAGACGGACACCAATATGGACAGCGCCATGGTCAAGGTGACGTCGGCGGTGAATCAGCTGGAGCTGCCGGACGGAGCGGGAAAACCGTCTGTGATGGAGGTCTCCATGGACATGATGCCGGTTCTCTACGTCAGCGTTGACAAAGAAGGACTGGAGGGCGGCGAGCTGTCCCGCTATATCGAGGACAATGTCGTGCCGGACATCAAGCGTCAGGACGGCGTCGCCAGTGTTCAGACCCAGGGCATGGTACAGGACTCGGTTCAGGTGAAGCTGAATCAGAAAAAAATCGATGCGGTCAACAGAAGGATCCGTGCTGCGGCGCTGTCGAAGCTGCAGGAGGCAAAGGATAAGCTTGACCGGGGACAGACGCAGCTGAATGAGGCGAAGGCTGCCCTGCAGAAGCAGAAGGACAGTCTGAACCGGCAGCAGAAGAAGTCCGCCGGTGAAATGGCGAAATTCACCCGGACGATGAACACCCTGCTGGCCGCGAAGGCGGCTCAGCAGTCTCAGGTCACGTCGCTGGCCGCATATACGGCTGCGCTGAACGCTGAAAAGGCGCTGTACGCGCAAAACGATCCCTCCGGCTCGAGAATCGGCGAGATTGAGACGGAGCTTCGGAATCTGAAGACGAAGTCGGCCGCGGCGCAGGCGGCAGCCGACAAGAGCAGTAAACAGATTGACAAAGCACTGAAAAACTATGATAAAGTGGAGGCCGGGAAGATTACCGCGGCGGCCGCTTTCGGCGGCGCCAGCGCACAGATCGCTGTAGCGGAGGCCAGCCTGAACGACAGTCAGAAGGAACTGGAGCAGGGCTACGCAAACTATCGGAGCGGAAGGAAGAAGGCTCTGGCGAACGCCAGCGCGAATCAGCTTTTGTCCCTGGATACCCTCTCTAAATTAATCACAGCGGAGAATTTCTCCATGCCTGCCGGTTACATCACCGGAGGGAATCGTCAGTACCTGGTGCGCATCGATGAGGAAGCGAAGAGCGCCGGCGCTGTCGGAGACATGGTGCTGACCAGCATAGACGGAGTCGGCGACATCACGGTGGACAGTGTGGCCGATGTGAAGATTGAGGATAACGGCAGTGAAACCTACGCAAGAGTAAACGGAAGGGACGCTGCTGTTCTTGCGGTGTACAAAGCCAGTGCTGCCGGGACCTCTGCGGTATCGGATAATGTGAACGCCGCCTTCGACCGGATGCAGAAGGAGCAGAAGGGTCTCGAGGTGACGACGCTGATGGATCAGGGGGAATATATCAACGTCATTATCAACTCGGTCTTTTCCAATCTGATCTGGGGCGCGATTCTGGCGTTTCTGGTGCTGCTGCTGTTCCTGAGAGATTTGCGGCCGACGCTCGTGGTGGCGGTATCTATTCCGCTGAGCGTGCTGTTCACGATTCTTCTGATGTATTTTTCGGATATTTCCATGAACATCATCTCCATGTCCGGACTGGCGCTGGGTATCGGCATGCTGGTGGATAATTCTATCGTTGTGATGGAGAATATTTACCGGCTGCGGAATCAGGGAGTCAGCGCGGCGCAGGCGGCGGTTCAGGGAGCGGGACAGGTCGCGGGAGCTATTGCCGCTTCTACACTGACGACCATCTGTGTGTTCCTGCCGGTTCTGTTCACAAACGGACTGACGAGGGAGCTTGTGCAGGATATGTGCCTGACCATCACCTTCAGTCTGCTGGCCTCACTTGCCGTCGCACTGACGGTTGTTCCATCGGTTTCGGCGACGCTGATGCGGAATGTGCAGCCGAAGGAGCACCGGCTTCTGGAAAGACTCATGGTACGTTATGAAAGAGCACTGAGGTTCTGTCTCCGGAAGAAATGGGTTCCGGTTCTGCTGGCGGTCGTGCTGCTTGGGGTCTGCGCCGCCAGAGTCGCGAGCACCGGCGTGGTGATAATTCCGGAAATGTCCGGAACGCAGATCAGCGTTGCGTTAGAAGGGGATCCGGAGGATGACCTGGAGGACAATTTCAAGGTGATGGATCAGGCCTCCCGGCAGATCCGGAAAATCGACGGGGTGAAGACCGTGGGCGCTATGCAGTCCGCGACACTGTCCATGGGAATGATGGACAGCAGCTCGAGAAATTTTACGACGCTGGTACTGCTGCGGGATGACGCCGCGGATCAGAACCGGAAAATCGGCAGAAGGATCGAGAATATTCTCGACGGCCTGAACGTGAAGAGTTATACTGTCAGCACTGAGGCCATGAGCTCCTCCTCCCTGACGGGGAGCGGTCTGCAGGTGGACATTTACGGCGATGACAATGAAAAGATCCTGGACATCAGCGACGATATCATGAGCATGGTGAAGAAGGAGAAGGGGTTTGAAAACGTGGTCAACGGTCAGGAGGCCGCGGATCCGGAAATCGTTCTGAACATCGACAAAGCAAAGGCCATGCGGCGCGGGCTGACTGTCGCGCAGATATATCAGGCGCTGGCGGAGAAACTGAAGGATTCCCAGACGGCCACGCAGATCCAGATAAACGGGGATCAGATCGATGTGAACCTGAAGGACAGCCGCCGTCAGCTCACAAAGAAAAATCTGCTCGACTTCAGAATTTCCGGCACCACCACCGGTGCGGACGGCACTCAGACCACAAAAAAATACAGACTCGGCGATTTCGCCACCTTCAGGGTTCAGGACGGAATCGCATCTATCGGTCATGATAACGGTTCCAGAATGATTTCCGTCAAGGCTGACACGAAGGACGGCTACAACACGACGCTGCTGTCCCGGAAGCTGGAAAAGAAACTGAGCGCCTATCATGTCCCCGCAGGGTATGAGGTGAAGCTTGCCGGTGAAACAGAATCCGTCAACAAAATGCTGCGCGACATGGGTCTGATGATGCTTGTGGCGCTGATTCTGATTTATCTGATCATGGTGGCACAGTTCGCCAACTTCCTGTCGCCCTTCATCGTCATGTTCACGATTCCCCTGGCCTTTACAGGAGGATTTCTCGCACTGATGATCACGGGTGAGGAACTGTCCATGATTTCTCTGATGGGTTTTCTGATTCTGTCCGGAGTTGTGGTGAATAACGGCATCGTGTTCATCGACTACGCGAATCAGATGCGAAAAGCGGGAATGGACCGGGTGGAGGCGCTGGTGAAGACCGGCAGAGACCGCATGAGGCCGATCATGATGACCGCGCTGACGACGATCCTCGCAATGTCAGTGATGGCGCTGAGTCACGATGAAGGAGCAGAGATGGGCCGGGGCATGGCGATCGTCACCATCGGCGGACTGCTGTACGCCACTCTGATGACACTGTTCATCGTGCCGGTCCTCTACGACGCCTTCTATCGAAAAAGAAATCGCCGTCGCCCCGGATCCCTCCGGAGGAAATTCTTCCGCCGGAAGACATCACAGGTCTGA